A window from Lampris incognitus isolate fLamInc1 chromosome 5, fLamInc1.hap2, whole genome shotgun sequence encodes these proteins:
- the LOC130113458 gene encoding myeloid-associated differentiation marker homolog, which produces MPVIVLEARDFTSPLFLVRTWALLTGCLTLSLVASQETFKQDETQVHHLKTFRISCMFTWCLFFTLTLLIHVLSVIQFHSLIPISWKNLTMTVGALGSLMCLSASVVFPWFVMDHQKVSPSAVTATVASCLTFFAYTSEAFVIRSQAREQKGYMASAPGLLKILQFWGGCQMIPLVVEEACVFSALGSRELSNTHEWHLWVSGTSYILCLLMSLGSIVVILGDCAGQCPLPFDRLLAGFSLFGVLLYMVATVVCFTKVLEVQEFRHDFALQLVIMETVMAFITLLAYTMDLAFSIKLRCERGHV; this is translated from the coding sequence ATGCCTGTGATAGTACTAGAGGCAAGAGACTTCACAAGTCCTCTTTTTCTGGTGCGGACATGGGCTCTGTTGACCGGTTGTCTCACCTTAAGCCTGGTGGCCTCCCAGGAAACCTTCAAGCAAGATGAAACACAAGTTCACCACCTCAAAACCTTCCGAATCTCCTGCATGTTCACCTGGTGCTTGTTTTTCACCCTCACCCTCCTCATCCATGTTCTCAGCGTCATCCAGTTCCACAGCCTCATCCCCATATCCTGGAAGAACCTGACCATGACAGTAGGGGCCTTAGGTTCACTGATGTGTCTCAGTGCTTCTGTGGTCTTCCCTTGGTTTGTCATGGATCATCAAAAGGTATCGCCcagtgctgtgactgcaacaGTGGCCTCCTGCCTTACCTTCTTTGCCTACACCTCCGAGGCCTTTGTGATCCGCAGCCAAGCCCGTGAGCAGAAGGGTTATATGGCCAGTGCACCTGGACTCCTCAAGATACTCCAGTTCTGGGGAGGCTGTCAGATGATTCCCTTGGTTGTAGAGGAGGCCTGTGTATTCTCAGCATTAGGTAGCAGAGAACTGTCTAATACCCATGAATGGCACCTGTGGGTATCAGGGACTTCATACATTCTCTGTCTCCTCATGTCCCTGGGTTCAATAGTGGTAATATTAGGTGACTGTGCTGGGCAATGCCCTCTTCCATTTGATAGGCTATTGGCGGGTTTTAGTTTGTTTGGGGTGTTGCTCTATATGGTTGCCACTGTGGTTTGCTTTACCAAGGTGCTAGAGGTTCAGGAGTTCAGACATGACTTCGCCTTACAGCTGGTTATCATGGAAACCGTGATGGCCTTTATAACATTGTTAGCTTACACAATGgacctggccttctctataaaaCTACGGTGTGAAAGAGGCCatgtgtga